In Erigeron canadensis isolate Cc75 chromosome 6, C_canadensis_v1, whole genome shotgun sequence, the following are encoded in one genomic region:
- the LOC122603345 gene encoding ribosome biogenesis protein NOP53, with protein MGKSKSSRKGKKAWRTNISTEDIDDFYEKSTKDALSGGSLTAVPSDSLFFVDKSRDLSVKRKIDKHREKVLRVDSILQKNTFVKPIPSSTQKKIKKTLKKVQSLQETSSQKDGTNDTGMVDIWDVEHVGIKRKVSNKAIVIPAVEVEPPGCSYNPPSESHQDSLAHAVADEMQKVYTMELRPAPVPLTVMGEAIDEEERYFLDAVNESGDDVEEDDANENVDVDLEKRPYKTKRVTRVKLNRRARNKEKLKLEAEIKKTKELAKDLDSLPKIIDEIAKEDEEKSKRHLRRVVAKQERLKSCPPRLGRHKFAPAPVQVLLSEEITGSLRKLKACCTLARDRYKSLEKRGIIVPTAKSGRK; from the exons atGGGGAAATCAAAGAGCTCAAGGAAAGGAAAGAAAGCATGGAGAACAAATATCAGTACAGAAGATATTGATGATTTTTATGAGAAATCCACTAAAGATGCTCTTTCCGGTGGTTCTCTCACCGCAGTTCCTAGCGATTCCTTGTTTTTCGTCGACAAATCCAGAG ATCTTTCTGTGAAGCGGAAAATTGACAAACACAGAGAGAAAGTACTCCGTGTTGATAGTATATTACAAAAGAATACTTTTGTAAAACCTATACCATCATCAActcagaaaaaaataaagaaaacactCAAAAAGGTTCAGAGCTTACAAGAAACTTCTTCTCAG AAAGATGGTACCAATGATACCGGCATGGTTGATATATGGGATG TGGAGCACGTTGGTATTAAAAGAAAG GTCTCTAATAAGGCTATCGTCATTCCTGCTGTGGAGGTAGAGCCACCAGGTTGCTCATACAATCCGCCATCTGAAAGTCATCAG GATTCATTGGCTCATGCCGTTGCAGATGAAATGCAGAAAGTTTATACAATGGAATTGCGTCCTGCACCTGTTCCTTTAACTGTTATGGGAGAAGCTATCGATGAGGAAGAG AGATATTTTCTTGATGCGGTTAATGAGAGTGGTGATGATGTCGAAGAAGATGATGCCAATGAAAATGTTGATGTAGATCTTGAAAAGAG GCCCTATAAAACGAAGAGAGTAACACGAGTAAAGCTGAATAGGAGAGCCAGAAACAAAGAAAAACTGAAGTTGGAAGCAGAAATAAAGAAGACGAAGGAGCTTGCTAAAGACCTTGATAG CTTGCCCAAAATAATTGATGAAATTGCCaaggaagatgaagaaaaaagcAAGAGACATCTTCGTCGTGTTGTTGCCAAACAAGAAAGACTAAAGTCGTGTCCACCACGTCTGGGGAGGCACAA ATTTGCTCCTGCACCTGTTCAAGTATTGTTATCTGAAGAAATTACTGGTTCTTTAAGGAAGCTGAAG GCATGTTGCACTCTTGCAAGAGACCGATACAAGAGCCTCGAGAAAAGAGGAATTATCGTCCCTACAGCTAAAAGTGGCAG GAAATAG